A single window of Nocardia sp. NBC_01327 DNA harbors:
- a CDS encoding helix-turn-helix domain-containing protein, producing the protein MIVHKWTRTEVRALRKAALRQTQEEFADTVGYVAPTVKKWERTTEKRPVAGRSAEALDTLLARLDPDQLARFAAALSLPQEVRTPSSPIDGNLIAEDPQGDELDLYHSEDGDAVKRREFGKLAAAGAATTLIGSGTNHIGRSDVQRLMDAVAALTQEDQRIGGGQLVDFAVEQLSKTKHLLDTGSYDIATGNAYTSAVGELAAQAGWLAYDADRHAVARRCYSDALALGAEANDANVLTHACLSSATQMITLSRSGAGSPYHALKLIDRARNLLRGGPPGRVHALIAVRDAQAYAVLLDRPAFERAIGTAWRELEYAIAHEPIDACPQWLRFVDRQEILGHEARGSADLGDFDRAFALFETVAAGQGNDRNDANLRAWTANTHARRGDLTEAVNHAMPVVTEFAELSSPRTLRVLEPVRQAVDQLAIGGDFRHQFDTLARKVITA; encoded by the coding sequence ATGATCGTGCACAAATGGACCCGGACCGAAGTCCGCGCCTTGCGCAAGGCAGCTCTGCGGCAAACGCAGGAAGAGTTCGCCGACACCGTCGGGTACGTCGCGCCCACGGTGAAGAAGTGGGAGCGTACAACCGAAAAGCGCCCAGTGGCAGGCAGATCCGCCGAAGCGCTGGACACGCTCCTGGCCAGACTCGACCCAGACCAGCTCGCTCGGTTCGCCGCGGCGTTGTCGCTCCCGCAGGAAGTGCGAACACCATCCAGCCCGATCGATGGCAACCTCATAGCCGAGGACCCACAGGGCGATGAACTCGATCTCTACCATTCGGAGGACGGGGACGCGGTGAAGCGACGCGAATTCGGAAAGCTGGCCGCGGCCGGAGCCGCCACGACATTGATCGGAAGCGGTACCAACCACATTGGCCGATCCGATGTGCAGCGGCTGATGGACGCCGTTGCCGCCCTCACCCAAGAGGACCAACGCATCGGCGGCGGACAACTGGTCGACTTCGCCGTGGAACAGCTAAGCAAGACCAAACACCTGCTCGATACCGGGTCCTACGACATCGCCACGGGCAATGCGTACACCAGTGCGGTCGGGGAACTCGCCGCACAAGCCGGCTGGCTCGCCTACGACGCCGACCGACATGCGGTCGCGCGCCGCTGCTATTCCGACGCCCTCGCGCTGGGCGCGGAAGCGAACGATGCCAACGTCCTCACGCACGCGTGTCTCTCCTCCGCCACGCAAATGATCACCTTGTCGCGAAGCGGTGCCGGTAGTCCGTATCACGCCCTCAAACTGATCGATCGCGCCCGGAACCTGTTGCGCGGCGGGCCACCAGGCCGTGTCCATGCCCTGATCGCCGTACGTGATGCCCAGGCGTACGCCGTGCTGCTGGATCGGCCTGCATTCGAGCGTGCAATCGGAACCGCGTGGCGCGAACTCGAGTACGCGATTGCTCATGAACCAATCGACGCGTGTCCACAATGGCTCAGGTTCGTCGATCGCCAGGAGATCCTCGGGCACGAAGCCCGTGGCTCGGCAGACCTCGGCGACTTCGACCGCGCATTCGCACTGTTCGAGACAGTTGCCGCGGGACAAGGCAACGATCGCAATGACGCGAACTTGCGCGCTTGGACAGCCAACACCCATGCCCGCCGTGGCGACCTCACCGAGGCTGTGAATCACGCCATGCCCGTAGTCACCGAGTTCGCCGAACTCTCTTCCCCTCGAACGCTGCGAGTCCTCGAACCAGTCAGACAAGCGGTCGACCAGCTGGCAATCGGCGGGGACTTCCGCCATCAATTCGACACCCTGGCACGGAAAGTGATCACCGCATGA
- a CDS encoding AarF/UbiB family protein, which yields MIDERADKSQVNPLRNYPSGSQYALAVQNPALCFRHPELAYATPDLNSNGMPRAISGNFATVFILTSPRGKRVAIKCFTFHTDERASRYLKIAQKLASIDSTTQSQPWKMNFEYLSVGICVAGIWYPIVKMEWIEGVDLLRWIESNHTDSESVRLVAENFLSLAKDLALAGIVHGDLQHGNILVAPDRTLRLVDYDAMHVPSCDGSTNSETGHRNYQPVTRWEGPPTDFDRFSIWIIVISLFSIASDPLLWKLLHDQGGEYLLLAAEDFDDLDTSLSFSVLRCHRDPAVSALSELFVHLVTESTNILPLPVIPDDIAPDLRQTNPMHSEPLTSAKTSASTDLNAFHGRTTLEILAAVSSPLSFVALFSLSAAGVISFYMAVSYFLALFFLITAITLLLRSRREELNRIDASLKTQQLDLSSRSIAAVGIDEMERNYAQLIANESALMSELANARGPTRMRAQKEYARIEIDKNARKSAINDRLNNLNLSKRNACEKLLREQRELWARSQLGFYELSGNSVAGLNPGDKKALKCNGIHTAADFADVHISRSSALLILPDGRRVRIPGIGPKKAEELIAWRRRCESHAQSRYSGTLSATDTKKIANEFKPLEDEIKALEQKLDEDASRRQNAVNSEAKQWRTNHIADNRSKLEILRPELHEIGRNLAEKRGSVEELKHLTNAHKALLLSRSRLSFPHYVRFIHLGD from the coding sequence ATGATTGATGAACGCGCTGACAAATCACAGGTCAACCCTCTACGGAATTATCCGTCAGGAAGTCAGTATGCGCTAGCAGTGCAAAACCCTGCATTGTGCTTCAGACACCCAGAACTGGCGTACGCGACGCCAGACCTTAACTCAAATGGAATGCCCCGTGCCATTTCGGGGAATTTTGCAACCGTTTTCATACTCACTAGTCCACGTGGAAAACGTGTAGCGATCAAGTGTTTCACCTTCCACACCGATGAGCGGGCATCACGCTACTTAAAGATTGCGCAAAAGCTTGCATCCATTGATTCGACAACCCAATCTCAGCCGTGGAAGATGAACTTCGAGTACCTTTCAGTCGGCATATGCGTCGCCGGTATCTGGTACCCGATAGTCAAGATGGAATGGATCGAGGGCGTAGATCTCCTCCGCTGGATCGAATCCAATCATACGGACAGTGAATCAGTACGTCTGGTAGCGGAGAATTTTTTGTCTCTGGCAAAAGACCTAGCTCTTGCGGGAATAGTTCATGGCGATCTTCAGCACGGCAATATATTGGTAGCGCCCGACCGCACCCTGCGGCTGGTTGACTATGATGCAATGCACGTTCCATCTTGCGACGGCTCTACTAACAGCGAGACCGGACACCGCAACTATCAGCCCGTAACGAGATGGGAGGGGCCACCAACTGATTTCGATCGATTTTCGATCTGGATAATAGTTATTTCCCTCTTTTCTATCGCGTCTGATCCACTATTGTGGAAGTTGCTTCACGATCAAGGCGGCGAATACCTTCTCCTCGCGGCGGAGGACTTCGATGATCTAGATACGTCGTTATCCTTCTCAGTTCTTCGTTGCCACAGAGATCCTGCTGTTAGCGCCCTTTCAGAACTGTTTGTGCATCTAGTCACCGAGTCGACTAATATCTTGCCACTGCCAGTTATACCGGATGACATTGCGCCTGACTTGCGGCAGACAAATCCAATGCACAGCGAGCCTTTGACGTCTGCGAAGACGTCAGCCAGCACAGATCTGAATGCCTTTCATGGCAGGACTACTCTAGAGATTCTGGCTGCGGTATCGAGCCCGCTGTCATTTGTCGCACTATTCTCACTTAGCGCGGCTGGAGTAATATCGTTTTACATGGCCGTTTCATATTTTCTAGCTCTATTTTTCCTGATCACAGCGATCACGCTACTTCTTCGAAGCCGACGAGAGGAACTCAATCGGATAGACGCATCTCTCAAAACACAACAACTAGATCTCTCAAGCAGGAGCATTGCGGCCGTTGGTATCGATGAAATGGAGAGAAACTACGCACAGTTGATAGCGAACGAAAGTGCCCTGATGTCAGAATTAGCCAACGCCCGGGGACCTACGAGAATGAGAGCCCAGAAAGAGTATGCAAGAATCGAGATTGATAAGAATGCACGAAAATCTGCGATCAACGACAGATTGAATAACTTAAACCTATCGAAACGAAATGCCTGCGAGAAGCTACTACGTGAACAGAGGGAGCTTTGGGCCCGTAGCCAACTAGGCTTTTATGAACTGAGCGGGAACTCAGTGGCGGGGCTCAACCCTGGAGATAAGAAGGCGCTGAAATGCAATGGTATTCACACTGCGGCAGACTTCGCCGACGTTCATATCAGTCGCTCTTCAGCGCTGCTCATACTTCCAGACGGCCGAAGGGTAAGAATACCAGGAATAGGCCCTAAGAAAGCCGAGGAACTCATCGCGTGGCGCCGACGGTGTGAATCACACGCCCAATCCCGGTACTCCGGAACTCTTTCGGCAACTGATACCAAAAAGATTGCCAATGAGTTTAAGCCCCTAGAAGACGAAATAAAGGCTTTAGAACAGAAACTGGATGAGGACGCGTCTAGAAGACAGAACGCGGTAAACTCTGAAGCGAAACAGTGGCGCACAAATCACATTGCTGACAATCGATCCAAGTTGGAAATACTTCGACCCGAATTACATGAAATTGGCAGGAATCTGGCGGAGAAACGAGGTTCCGTTGAGGAGCTGAAACATCTCACCAATGCTCACAAGGCACTACTTCTTAGCCGGTCTCGGTTGTCATTCCCTCACTATGTGAGGTTCATACATCTCGGGGATTAA
- a CDS encoding vWA domain-containing protein, with protein MAYSAEISRTNPACIILLVDQSESMAQTVGTGPSRTKAVAVADAVNDLLYDLSVRCAKPGFVDNYFHVALIGYGRTVGSAYGGALAGRDLVPLSELAENFLEKRKMTISETTTSGDVTQRPVSLPSWLKPAADGGTPMNRALKHAEYLVAQWVDSYPGSFPPIVLNLTDGESTDGDPVSAASAIVSHATADGMALLFNLHMSASKDAPAMFPDDIESLPNEHSRLLFRTSSILPSPMRIYAEQEGLRVSDRTRGFVYNATINALAKFLEIGTRATDLR; from the coding sequence ATGGCGTATTCGGCAGAGATCAGCCGCACCAACCCAGCGTGCATCATCTTGCTGGTTGACCAGTCAGAATCGATGGCGCAGACGGTCGGCACCGGACCTTCCCGCACCAAGGCCGTCGCAGTTGCCGATGCCGTCAACGATCTGCTGTACGACCTGTCAGTCCGATGCGCGAAGCCAGGCTTCGTGGACAACTATTTTCATGTCGCCCTGATCGGCTACGGCCGCACGGTGGGGTCTGCGTACGGTGGCGCTCTCGCTGGCCGTGACCTAGTTCCACTCTCGGAGCTTGCGGAAAACTTTCTCGAAAAGAGGAAGATGACGATAAGCGAAACCACAACATCGGGCGATGTAACACAACGTCCGGTCAGCCTGCCTAGCTGGTTAAAGCCGGCGGCTGACGGTGGTACCCCAATGAATCGGGCGCTCAAACACGCCGAATACCTGGTCGCCCAGTGGGTTGATTCTTATCCGGGCAGTTTCCCCCCAATTGTATTGAACCTCACCGACGGTGAATCGACCGACGGAGACCCAGTATCCGCCGCTTCCGCAATAGTAAGTCACGCCACGGCTGACGGCATGGCACTGCTCTTTAACCTCCACATGTCGGCATCGAAAGATGCGCCCGCCATGTTTCCGGACGACATCGAAAGTCTGCCCAATGAGCATTCTCGGCTGCTATTTAGAACGTCAAGCATCCTTCCCAGCCCTATGCGCATCTACGCCGAGCAGGAAGGGCTTCGCGTGTCGGACCGCACTCGCGGATTTGTTTACAACGCGACGATTAACGCGCTGGCCAAGTTCCTGGAGATAGGCACCCGTGCGACCGATCTGCGGTGA
- a CDS encoding DUF4231 domain-containing protein has translation MSGPEGGRRSGNEEGARRSFAKPEQREARMLEMQLEKRQLINRAYQVLTTSAALLSIVAVVIFTIDLKNVHARQGGVLCIIFAVAICGALLAIKWRERRGLLPTRVELEANLEEIRDQIQWDEASKSLDRGLSQRLYMADVPSFIRHFQKDSEKYRKRHNRLQSLVITGSLITTTVAALGDAIPQNRWLTIFFSLTVGVATGFMGYFKFRERSFYLQQSADLIEFELNSMTLRIGDYRDKEREEQALPYFVSRVEAIRDEQRRRQQQLDQPAEASVSGPAGSEQLGLGSSA, from the coding sequence ATGAGCGGACCTGAGGGAGGGCGCAGGTCAGGTAACGAGGAGGGGGCTCGTCGGTCCTTCGCGAAGCCTGAGCAGCGCGAGGCGCGCATGTTGGAGATGCAACTAGAAAAGCGCCAGCTGATCAACCGGGCCTACCAGGTCCTGACAACGTCGGCCGCATTATTGTCCATCGTTGCCGTAGTCATCTTCACAATCGACCTCAAGAACGTACATGCTCGGCAAGGTGGGGTTCTATGCATCATCTTCGCGGTCGCCATCTGCGGTGCGCTCCTTGCGATCAAGTGGCGGGAGCGACGTGGGTTGCTGCCCACTCGAGTGGAGCTCGAAGCAAATCTAGAGGAGATTCGTGATCAGATTCAATGGGATGAGGCGAGTAAAAGCCTGGATAGAGGTCTAAGTCAACGACTTTATATGGCCGATGTCCCTTCCTTCATACGTCACTTTCAGAAGGACAGTGAAAAGTACCGAAAGAGACACAATCGGCTTCAGTCTCTCGTCATCACAGGATCTCTCATTACTACGACTGTCGCTGCTCTCGGCGATGCGATTCCTCAAAATCGCTGGCTTACAATCTTTTTCAGCCTCACAGTAGGCGTGGCGACAGGGTTCATGGGCTACTTCAAATTCCGAGAACGGAGCTTCTACCTGCAACAGTCCGCCGATCTTATCGAGTTTGAACTGAACTCCATGACGCTTCGAATAGGCGACTACCGCGATAAAGAGAGGGAGGAGCAAGCCCTACCTTATTTCGTGAGCAGAGTCGAAGCGATCAGAGATGAGCAACGCCGACGGCAGCAACAACTCGACCAACCAGCCGAAGCAAGTGTGAGTGGTCCAGCTGGAAGCGAGCAGCTGGGACTGGGATCGTCAGCGTGA
- a CDS encoding IS3 family transposase, with product MSVRNSPHELRPHHEAVGTEADELLMRRAGLSGLPLRRKAKRVPPADTVTDLVRRDFTRHAPNQLWVTDITEHPTRERKLYCCVVLDVFSRRVVGWAIDSRQRSDLATNALGMAIDSRSPAEGTIIHGDHGTQFTSWTFTHRARTAGLLPSLGTVGDPYDNAVVESFWARMQVELLNRQRWNTRIELANAIFEYIEGLHNRRRRHSALGWRTPLEFETTYLHQLTSPQR from the coding sequence GTGTCCGTACGGAACAGTCCGCATGAGCTCAGGCCGCACCATGAGGCTGTGGGCACCGAGGCAGACGAACTGCTGATGCGCCGCGCCGGCTTGTCTGGACTTCCCCTGCGCCGCAAGGCAAAACGGGTCCCACCGGCCGATACTGTCACCGATCTGGTCCGCCGCGACTTCACCCGCCACGCCCCGAACCAGTTGTGGGTTACTGACATCACCGAACACCCCACCCGCGAGAGAAAACTCTACTGCTGCGTGGTGCTGGACGTGTTCTCCCGCCGCGTGGTCGGCTGGGCCATCGATTCGAGGCAACGCTCGGACCTGGCCACCAACGCGCTCGGCATGGCCATCGACTCCCGCAGCCCCGCCGAGGGCACCATCATCCACGGCGACCACGGCACCCAGTTCACGTCCTGGACCTTCACCCACCGCGCCCGCACCGCGGGATTGCTGCCCTCGCTGGGCACCGTCGGCGACCCCTACGACAATGCTGTCGTCGAATCATTCTGGGCGAGAATGCAAGTCGAGCTACTCAACCGCCAGCGCTGGAACACTCGCATCGAACTGGCGAACGCGATCTTCGAATACATCGAAGGCCTCCACAACCGTCGTCGCCGACACTCCGCCCTGGGCTGGCGCACACCTCTAGAATTCGAAACCACCTACCTCCATCAGCTCACATCACCTCAGCGCTGA
- a CDS encoding NmrA/HSCARG family protein codes for MTNNKGPILVIGATGQQGRATTEQLLKRGWEVHAFVRNLNAPAAMALQTQGANLIEGDLDDAGSISAAMEGAYGVFMMLTMMTGIHITAEGIAAEQRWGKRVADIAKELGVAHLVYSSLRGAEGNTGVEYYAAKEAIEAHISQLELPATVLRPTFFMDNLNAFNRPVLNETGELVVNLPVRSDIPISLISTQDIGAFAALAFDRPEEFLGRTIPLAGDYLTPPQIAEIIGRHAGLPTHSNEVPLEQVRAFDKHVAQMFTHFNENPDGPLDIPALRTEHPDLMDLNAWLRSVAWKP; via the coding sequence ATGACGAACAACAAGGGACCGATACTTGTCATCGGCGCGACGGGCCAGCAGGGCCGGGCAACAACCGAGCAGCTGCTGAAGCGCGGCTGGGAAGTACACGCTTTCGTGCGAAACCTGAACGCGCCCGCCGCGATGGCACTGCAGACCCAGGGGGCCAATCTGATCGAGGGCGATCTGGACGATGCCGGATCGATCAGTGCGGCGATGGAAGGCGCGTACGGCGTCTTCATGATGCTGACGATGATGACCGGGATCCATATCACGGCCGAAGGTATTGCGGCAGAACAGCGTTGGGGCAAGCGAGTAGCGGACATCGCGAAGGAGCTGGGAGTCGCACATCTCGTCTACAGCTCGCTGCGCGGCGCAGAAGGAAACACCGGCGTCGAGTACTACGCAGCCAAGGAAGCGATCGAAGCGCACATCAGCCAACTCGAACTACCGGCGACCGTCCTGCGACCCACCTTCTTCATGGACAACCTCAACGCCTTCAACCGCCCGGTCCTGAACGAGACCGGCGAACTGGTGGTGAATCTCCCGGTACGCAGCGACATCCCGATCTCACTGATCTCGACACAAGATATCGGCGCCTTCGCCGCCCTCGCATTCGACCGTCCCGAGGAGTTCCTCGGCCGCACCATCCCCCTCGCCGGCGACTACCTGACCCCACCCCAGATCGCCGAGATCATCGGACGCCACGCCGGCCTGCCCACCCACAGCAACGAGGTCCCCCTGGAACAGGTACGCGCCTTCGACAAGCACGTCGCCCAGATGTTCACACACTTCAACGAGAACCCCGACGGCCCACTCGACATCCCAGCACTCCGCACCGAGCACCCCGACCTAATGGACCTGAATGCCTGGCTCCGCTCAGTCGCCTGGAAGCCGTGA
- a CDS encoding helix-turn-helix transcriptional regulator, whose amino-acid sequence MIDRPVLVVIVLAREANSMSNEHRAELAEFLKAQRARLTPKQVGLLEDMEPGRRRTPGLRREEVAELAGMSLTWYTWLEQGRKIATSPQVIDALARALQLEPVEHRHLRRLAGLADPVEHMDTEDFRLQRLVDSMMPNLAVVHNGFFDFVVWNIAFARVRVDPADLPEDRRNLMWWMFTDERNRAMMLRWEPAARAILGQFRVVVGRTPDHPYLTSIVAGLNDASQEFRTWWREYPVQDFRAATIGIDHPTAGVLNLDLYQLRLVENPDLVLVEQLPATEHDRLRIAELLSD is encoded by the coding sequence ATGATCGATCGCCCGGTCCTGGTAGTGATAGTGCTTGCCAGAGAGGCGAATTCAATGTCCAACGAGCACCGGGCCGAACTGGCGGAATTCCTGAAGGCGCAGCGCGCGCGACTGACCCCGAAACAGGTCGGCCTGCTCGAGGACATGGAGCCGGGTAGACGCCGCACTCCTGGATTGCGGCGGGAGGAAGTCGCCGAGCTGGCCGGGATGAGTCTGACTTGGTACACCTGGCTGGAACAGGGGCGCAAGATCGCGACCAGCCCGCAGGTGATCGACGCGTTGGCGCGGGCACTGCAGCTGGAACCGGTCGAGCATCGACACCTTCGTCGCCTTGCCGGGCTGGCAGATCCGGTGGAGCACATGGATACTGAGGACTTCCGGCTACAGCGGCTCGTCGACTCGATGATGCCCAACCTCGCGGTCGTCCATAACGGATTCTTTGATTTCGTGGTCTGGAACATCGCATTCGCGCGCGTTCGCGTCGACCCCGCCGATCTCCCCGAGGACCGGCGGAACCTTATGTGGTGGATGTTCACCGACGAGCGCAACCGCGCCATGATGCTGCGCTGGGAGCCTGCCGCCCGCGCCATCCTCGGCCAGTTCCGTGTCGTCGTCGGCCGGACGCCCGATCATCCCTACCTGACCTCCATCGTCGCCGGTCTCAACGATGCCAGCCAGGAGTTCCGCACCTGGTGGCGGGAGTACCCGGTGCAGGACTTCCGTGCCGCTACGATCGGCATCGACCACCCCACGGCAGGTGTATTGAACCTGGACCTCTACCAGCTGCGGCTGGTGGAGAACCCCGATCTGGTGTTGGTCGAGCAACTGCCCGCGACCGAACACGACCGTCTCCGCATTGCCGAACTCCTGAGCGACTAG
- a CDS encoding universal stress protein has product MQVMDCCPPVHTLGGYRSIVVGIADTPRSEPAIAAATRLAKDARATLTIVGAYRRVRTRDQARVNDLLGRDAYSSMPVSAMDELLAAAVDNARAAGVAEAVGRSMPGTPIEVLLAAAATCRADLVVVGERVFDASWRRLFGSFHTEVARRSAAHVLIVPRTRSEREQLSGTSVLRTDSSAAASISSYSR; this is encoded by the coding sequence ATGCAGGTCATGGATTGCTGCCCACCAGTGCACACTCTGGGCGGTTATCGTTCGATCGTGGTGGGCATCGCTGACACGCCACGATCGGAGCCGGCGATCGCGGCCGCAACGCGATTAGCCAAGGATGCGCGCGCCACGCTCACCATCGTGGGCGCCTACCGCAGAGTGCGAACGCGCGATCAGGCGCGCGTCAACGACCTGTTGGGTCGCGACGCATACAGTTCCATGCCGGTCTCGGCGATGGACGAGTTGCTTGCTGCTGCGGTGGACAACGCCCGGGCGGCGGGGGTGGCAGAAGCGGTGGGGCGCAGTATGCCCGGTACTCCGATCGAGGTGTTGCTCGCCGCGGCGGCAACCTGCCGCGCAGACCTGGTCGTCGTCGGCGAGCGTGTCTTCGACGCCTCATGGCGGCGATTGTTCGGCTCGTTTCACACCGAGGTGGCTCGGCGCTCGGCGGCTCATGTGCTGATCGTCCCCCGCACGCGAAGCGAACGCGAACAACTGTCCGGGACATCGGTTCTGCGGACCGATTCCAGCGCTGCGGCCTCGATCAGCAGCTATTCGCGCTGA
- a CDS encoding DUF4333 domain-containing protein, whose amino-acid sequence MSEMRRLIVVLSVLAVSGCSLFGPDEVSGSDVAKEIGKFFRTAAGADAKSLKCAAVKAESGAKTTCTAIDRNDEKWLMTAVVKTVDGGRLTYDTTFDDKLADNGQTQKSIALALKNKTGRDVQAVECTGIQKLAINATRTCTAIESNGARWEVEHYLTNLDGASSVTLKDTLLYAKSVESIVSGLARNLSQHYGLASNQNLSSFLASSASCANMLRGNPGDSIQCKAILADKSSTDVTVRTTKLEDSKIYFELFPNNAPDLSMSGWQIADPS is encoded by the coding sequence ATGTCCGAAATGCGCAGATTGATTGTGGTGCTCTCGGTACTCGCCGTATCGGGATGCAGCCTGTTCGGGCCCGACGAAGTCAGTGGCAGCGATGTGGCGAAGGAGATCGGCAAGTTCTTCCGGACGGCCGCCGGAGCCGATGCGAAAAGCCTGAAATGCGCTGCTGTCAAAGCCGAGTCCGGCGCCAAGACCACCTGCACCGCCATCGACCGCAATGACGAGAAATGGCTGATGACCGCCGTCGTGAAAACCGTTGACGGCGGTCGGCTCACGTACGACACCACCTTCGACGACAAGCTCGCGGACAACGGCCAGACGCAGAAGTCCATCGCCCTCGCTCTCAAGAACAAGACCGGCCGCGATGTCCAGGCCGTGGAGTGCACCGGCATCCAGAAGCTCGCGATCAATGCCACCCGCACCTGCACCGCCATCGAATCCAACGGTGCCCGTTGGGAAGTCGAGCACTACCTCACAAACCTCGACGGTGCGTCATCGGTAACACTGAAAGACACACTGCTGTACGCGAAATCAGTCGAATCCATCGTTTCAGGGTTGGCCCGCAACCTGTCTCAGCACTACGGCCTCGCCTCGAACCAGAACCTCAGCAGCTTCCTCGCCAGCAGTGCCAGCTGCGCGAACATGCTGCGCGGCAATCCCGGCGACTCCATCCAGTGCAAAGCCATCCTCGCGGACAAGAGCAGCACCGACGTCACCGTTCGCACCACCAAATTGGAAGACAGCAAAATCTACTTCGAACTCTTCCCCAACAACGCCCCCGACCTCAGCATGAGCGGATGGCAAATAGCCGACCCCAGCTGA
- a CDS encoding DoxX family protein, translated as MVIHDESSSRVRLAAQAFLGVMLMSAGTSHLTFARNDFRAQVPSWFPLDTDFVVLASGVVEITLGAALLRTWKQPRRALVGAIVAAFFVVIFPGNIAQLVEHRDAFGLDSDAKRAARLVFQPGLVAWALLATDAVGVWRRSRAVATS; from the coding sequence ATGGTGATCCACGATGAAAGTTCGTCCAGGGTTCGACTAGCAGCACAGGCCTTCCTCGGCGTGATGCTCATGTCCGCAGGCACAAGCCACCTGACCTTCGCCCGCAACGATTTCCGCGCCCAGGTGCCGTCGTGGTTCCCACTCGACACCGACTTCGTCGTACTGGCCTCCGGAGTCGTCGAGATCACGCTCGGCGCAGCTCTTCTCCGAACATGGAAGCAGCCGCGCCGCGCCCTCGTCGGTGCGATCGTCGCCGCGTTCTTCGTCGTCATCTTTCCCGGGAATATCGCGCAACTGGTCGAGCACCGCGACGCGTTCGGACTCGACTCCGATGCCAAACGCGCTGCGCGTCTGGTGTTCCAGCCGGGCCTTGTCGCATGGGCGTTGCTGGCCACCGACGCGGTCGGCGTGTGGCGCCGCAGCCGGGCAGTGGCGACCTCCTAG
- a CDS encoding MSCRAMM family protein: MRRPLVHLDLPAPVDAEHPAPEQVSAPDWAEQIDGKQIEDEQAGDEQARADHVAARSREAAIARLSEPLAPVDRRTIGGHIRRDDQHPVPAAMLTLISQRGQQVSRTTADGSGSYTLEPPAPGSYVLIVSADGHQPTAVNVTVRNDGAHQLDVTLSGSSEVSGVVRTTTHEPVPDATVSVTDLHGDVAGTAVTAADGTYTCHGMPAGTYTLVAVAARMRPTATTLTVPDSGRLRFDITLAPMAVLSGTVRADGRTVRDARVTVLNLSGDTVGTARTDEYGRYTVTGLPAGEYTVAVRGYSMVTDQVTITGGADHNLRLGFDEYAQVQ, from the coding sequence TTGCGGCGGCCTCTGGTTCATTTGGATCTGCCTGCGCCTGTCGATGCGGAACACCCTGCGCCAGAGCAGGTCTCGGCCCCGGACTGGGCCGAGCAGATCGATGGCAAGCAGATCGAAGACGAGCAGGCCGGGGACGAGCAGGCTCGAGCCGATCATGTCGCCGCGCGCAGCCGGGAGGCCGCCATTGCGCGCCTCTCCGAACCACTTGCCCCCGTCGACAGACGGACGATCGGTGGCCACATTCGCCGGGATGACCAGCACCCCGTGCCCGCGGCAATGTTGACCCTGATCAGCCAACGCGGACAACAGGTTTCGCGGACTACCGCAGACGGCAGCGGCAGCTACACCCTCGAGCCGCCCGCACCCGGCAGCTATGTCTTGATTGTCTCAGCGGACGGACATCAACCGACCGCGGTGAACGTCACGGTCAGGAATGACGGCGCGCACCAACTCGACGTCACGCTGTCGGGTTCCAGCGAAGTGTCCGGCGTGGTGCGCACCACCACACACGAACCGGTGCCGGATGCCACCGTCAGCGTGACCGACCTGCACGGTGACGTAGCGGGTACCGCCGTCACGGCAGCGGACGGCACGTACACCTGTCACGGTATGCCCGCCGGAACCTACACACTGGTGGCGGTCGCCGCCCGGATGCGGCCCACGGCAACAACATTGACGGTCCCCGACAGCGGCCGACTCCGTTTCGACATCACACTCGCACCGATGGCGGTGTTGTCGGGCACGGTGCGCGCCGACGGCCGGACGGTGCGCGACGCCAGGGTCACGGTGCTCAACCTGTCCGGCGACACTGTCGGAACCGCTCGCACCGACGAGTACGGCCGCTACACGGTGACGGGCCTGCCCGCCGGCGAATACACCGTCGCGGTTCGCGGATATTCGATGGTGACCGACCAGGTCACCATCACCGGCGGCGCCGATCACAACCTCAGGCTCGGCTTCGACGAATACGCGCAGGTTCAGTGA